In the Pseudomonas sp. DTU_2021_1001937_2_SI_NGA_ILE_001 genome, one interval contains:
- a CDS encoding ABC transporter substrate-binding protein, with amino-acid sequence MNSLSQLAAAVALASLFPLTAMAADPKGSVEVVHWWTSGGEKAAVDVLRAQVEKDGFTWKDGAVAGGGGATAMTVLKSRTVAGNPPGVAQIKGPDIQEWGAMGLLSTDTLTEVAKQEKWDELLDKTVSDTVKYDGEYVAVPVNIHRVNWLWINPAVMKKAGVDKAPTTLDEFYAAAEKLKAAGFIPLAHGGQPWQDSTVFENVVLSVMGAKGYHQALVELDDKALTGPEMVKSFTELKKIATYMDPNRAGRDWNIAAADVINGKAGMQIMGDWAKSEWTAAKKIAGKDYQCVAFPGTDKAFTYNVDSLAIFKLNADRKGDIAAQQDLARVALGEDFQKVFSINKGSIPVRKDMLANMTKYDFDSCAQASAKDFLADAGNGGLQPSMAHNMATSLAVQGAIFDVVTNYINDPKADPAQAAKKLAAAIKAAR; translated from the coding sequence ATGAATTCTCTGTCCCAGCTCGCTGCTGCTGTCGCCCTCGCATCCCTGTTTCCTCTCACCGCCATGGCCGCCGACCCCAAAGGTTCGGTGGAAGTCGTGCATTGGTGGACGTCCGGCGGTGAAAAGGCCGCTGTCGACGTCCTGCGCGCACAAGTCGAAAAAGACGGTTTCACCTGGAAAGACGGCGCCGTGGCCGGCGGTGGCGGTGCCACTGCGATGACCGTGCTCAAGAGTCGTACCGTGGCGGGTAACCCGCCTGGCGTGGCGCAGATCAAGGGGCCGGACATTCAGGAGTGGGGCGCCATGGGCCTGCTGTCCACCGACACCCTGACCGAGGTTGCCAAGCAGGAAAAATGGGACGAGCTGCTCGACAAGACCGTCTCCGATACCGTCAAGTACGACGGCGAATACGTCGCCGTGCCGGTCAACATCCACCGCGTCAACTGGCTGTGGATCAATCCGGCAGTCATGAAGAAGGCCGGTGTGGACAAGGCGCCGACCACCCTCGACGAATTCTACGCCGCCGCCGAAAAACTCAAGGCGGCGGGCTTCATCCCGCTGGCCCATGGCGGGCAGCCGTGGCAGGACAGCACCGTGTTCGAGAACGTGGTGCTTTCGGTAATGGGCGCCAAGGGCTACCACCAGGCGCTGGTCGAGCTGGACGACAAGGCTCTGACCGGCCCGGAAATGGTCAAGTCCTTCACCGAGCTGAAGAAGATCGCCACCTACATGGACCCCAACCGCGCCGGTCGTGACTGGAACATCGCCGCCGCCGACGTGATCAACGGCAAGGCCGGCATGCAGATCATGGGCGACTGGGCCAAGAGCGAGTGGACTGCCGCCAAGAAGATCGCCGGCAAGGACTACCAGTGCGTAGCCTTCCCTGGCACTGACAAGGCTTTCACCTATAACGTCGATTCCCTGGCGATCTTCAAGCTCAACGCCGATCGCAAAGGCGACATCGCCGCCCAGCAGGACCTCGCCCGCGTCGCCCTGGGCGAAGACTTCCAGAAGGTCTTCAGCATCAACAAGGGTTCGATCCCGGTGCGCAAGGACATGCTGGCCAACATGACCAAATACGACTTCGACAGTTGCGCCCAGGCCTCGGCCAAGGACTTCCTGGCCGATGCCGGCAACGGTGGCCTGCAGCCGAGCATGGCGCACAACATGGCCACCTCGCTGGCCGTGCAGGGTGCGATCTTCGATGTGGTGACCAACTACATCAACGATCCGAAGGCCGACCCGGCGCAGGCGGCCAAGAAGCTCGCCGCGGCGATCAAGGCCGCCCGCTGA
- a CDS encoding carbohydrate ABC transporter permease, which translates to MSSVAVFNKASPLDALQRWLPKLVLAPSMVIVLVGFYGYILWTLVLSFTNSTFLPSYKWAGLAQYARLMDNDRWWVASKNLLLFGGLFIGISLVVGVILAVLLDQRIRREGAIRTIYLYPMALSMIVTGTAWKWLLNPGLGLDKLLRDWGWEGFRLDWLVDPDRVVYCLVIAAVWQASGFVMALFLAGLRSVDQSIIRAAQMDGASLPLIYWRVVLPSLRPVFFSAVMILAHIAIKSFDLVAAMTAGGPGYSSDLPAMFMYAFTFSRGQMGMGSASAILMLGAILAILVPYLYSELRSKRHA; encoded by the coding sequence ATGAGTTCTGTCGCTGTGTTCAACAAGGCTTCACCGCTCGATGCGCTGCAGCGCTGGCTGCCCAAGCTGGTACTGGCGCCGAGCATGGTCATCGTGCTGGTGGGCTTCTATGGCTACATCCTGTGGACCCTGGTGCTGTCGTTCACCAACTCGACCTTCCTGCCGTCCTACAAGTGGGCGGGGCTGGCGCAGTACGCGCGGCTGATGGACAACGACCGCTGGTGGGTGGCGAGCAAGAACCTGCTGCTGTTCGGCGGCCTGTTCATCGGTATCAGCCTGGTGGTGGGGGTGATCCTCGCCGTCCTGCTGGATCAGCGCATTCGCCGTGAAGGTGCGATCCGCACCATCTACCTGTACCCCATGGCGCTGTCGATGATCGTCACCGGCACGGCCTGGAAATGGCTGCTCAACCCTGGTCTGGGCCTGGACAAGCTGCTGCGCGACTGGGGCTGGGAAGGCTTTCGCCTCGACTGGCTGGTCGATCCCGACCGCGTGGTCTACTGCCTGGTGATCGCTGCGGTGTGGCAAGCCTCCGGCTTCGTGATGGCGCTGTTCCTGGCCGGGCTGCGCAGCGTCGACCAGTCGATCATCCGTGCCGCGCAAATGGATGGCGCCAGCTTGCCGCTGATCTACTGGCGCGTGGTGCTGCCGAGCCTGCGCCCGGTGTTCTTCAGTGCGGTGATGATCCTCGCGCACATCGCCATCAAGAGCTTCGACCTGGTCGCGGCAATGACCGCCGGTGGCCCTGGCTACTCCTCGGACCTGCCGGCGATGTTCATGTACGCCTTCACCTTCAGCCGCGGGCAGATGGGCATGGGCTCGGCCAGTGCGATTCTGATGCTCGGCGCGATCCTCGCCATCCTGGTGCCTTACCTGTACTCGGAACTGCGGAGCAAGCGCCATGCATAA
- a CDS encoding sn-glycerol-3-phosphate ABC transporter ATP-binding protein UgpC, with product MATLELRNVNKSYGSGLPDTLKNIELKIKDGEFLILVGPSGCGKSTLMNCIAGLESITGGAILIDGQDVSSTSPKDRDIAMVFQSYALYPTMSVRENIEFGLKIRKLPKAEIDEEVARVARLLQIEHLLERKPAQLSGGQQQRVAMGRALARRPKIYLFDEPLSNLDAKLRVEMRTEMKLMHQRLKTTTVYVTHDQIEAMTLGDKVAVMKDGIVQQFGTPREIYNDPANQFVASFIGSPPMNFIPLRLQRRDGRLLALLDSGQARCELPLGMNDAGLEDRDVILGIRPEQIGLASGESQSQGLPSVRAEVQVVEPTGPDTLVFVNLNQTKVCCRLAPDQAPQVGESLTLQFDPARVLLFDAATGERLGVLGRAAGAERGGNVTQLSRK from the coding sequence ATGGCGACTCTCGAACTGCGAAACGTAAACAAGAGCTACGGCAGCGGCTTGCCGGATACCCTGAAAAACATCGAACTGAAGATCAAGGACGGCGAGTTCCTCATTCTGGTCGGGCCTTCGGGCTGCGGTAAGTCGACCCTGATGAACTGCATCGCCGGCCTGGAAAGCATCACCGGCGGGGCGATCCTCATCGACGGCCAGGACGTCAGCAGCACCAGCCCCAAGGATCGTGACATCGCCATGGTGTTCCAGTCCTACGCGCTGTACCCGACCATGAGCGTGCGCGAGAACATCGAGTTCGGCCTGAAGATCCGCAAGCTGCCCAAGGCCGAGATCGACGAGGAAGTGGCGCGGGTGGCGCGGCTGCTGCAGATCGAGCACCTGCTCGAACGCAAGCCGGCGCAGCTGTCCGGTGGCCAGCAACAGCGTGTGGCGATGGGCCGGGCGCTGGCGCGGCGGCCGAAGATCTACCTGTTCGACGAACCGCTGTCGAACCTCGACGCCAAGCTGCGCGTCGAGATGCGCACCGAAATGAAACTGATGCACCAGCGCCTGAAGACCACCACGGTGTACGTCACCCACGACCAGATCGAGGCCATGACCCTGGGCGACAAGGTGGCGGTGATGAAGGACGGCATCGTCCAGCAGTTCGGTACGCCGCGGGAGATCTACAACGACCCGGCCAACCAGTTCGTCGCCAGCTTCATCGGTTCGCCGCCGATGAACTTCATTCCCCTGCGCCTGCAACGTCGCGATGGCCGCCTGCTGGCGCTGCTCGACAGCGGCCAGGCGCGCTGCGAGCTGCCGTTGGGGATGAACGATGCGGGGCTGGAAGACCGTGACGTGATCCTGGGCATTCGCCCCGAGCAGATCGGCCTGGCCAGCGGTGAGAGCCAGAGCCAGGGCCTGCCCAGTGTGCGCGCCGAGGTGCAGGTGGTGGAGCCCACCGGGCCGGACACCCTGGTGTTCGTCAACCTCAACCAGACCAAGGTCTGCTGCCGCCTGGCGCCGGACCAGGCACCGCAGGTGGGCGAAAGCCTAACCCTGCAGTTCGATCCGGCCCGGGTGCTGCTGTTCGATGCGGCCACCGGTGAGCGCCTCGGCGTGCTGGGCCGTGCCGCCGGGGCCGAGCGCGGCGGCAACGTCACACAGTTGAGCCGCAAGTGA
- a CDS encoding ATP-binding protein: protein MLLLTLLAVLLGQALSSVIWLSQLRATQMEGLLNSARSLAYSMAASVSYFRSLPVSYRPLVLDQLRSMGGTRFVVSLNEHPLDMQQLPATPRKDAVIQTVDDVLRQSLGRQLRIAVWFVGPDDLRLFNSGLKLDELPRSWAHYALTLEPVNPPVLVTQIEMAPGEWLYIASLLPEPYTLLEDPQPPVQQVWSIALTSAFLLLFIGLLVHWQSRPLKRLARAARDLSLDVDSAPQIEGGGSEVQEVSRAFHTMRNRISRYLTERGQLFSAISHDLRTPITRLRLRVELLDDPALQARFERDLDELELLVKGALQCVKDTDIHENIEPVDLNHLLDCLVEPYLLPGGEGRVIVYGTAQAPYAGKPLALRRCIGNLIDNALKYGHRAHLRIEDSDEAFVLHVDDEGPGVPEQRLEQVFEPSVRLASNQPGYGLGLGIARNIAHSHGGEVSLQNIRDGGLRVTLCLPRID, encoded by the coding sequence ATGCTGTTGCTCACCTTGCTGGCGGTGCTGCTCGGCCAGGCGCTGTCCAGCGTCATCTGGCTGTCGCAGCTGCGGGCCACGCAAATGGAAGGGCTGCTCAACAGCGCGCGCAGCCTGGCCTATTCGATGGCTGCCAGTGTCAGTTACTTCCGCTCCCTGCCGGTCAGCTACCGCCCCCTGGTGCTGGACCAGTTGCGCAGCATGGGCGGTACGCGCTTCGTGGTCTCGCTCAACGAACACCCGCTGGACATGCAGCAGTTGCCCGCCACGCCGCGCAAGGACGCGGTGATCCAGACCGTCGACGACGTGTTGCGTCAGTCGCTGGGGCGGCAGTTGCGCATCGCCGTGTGGTTCGTCGGCCCGGACGACCTGCGGCTGTTCAACAGCGGCCTGAAGCTTGATGAACTGCCGCGCTCCTGGGCCCACTACGCGCTGACCCTGGAGCCGGTCAATCCGCCGGTGCTGGTCACCCAGATCGAAATGGCCCCCGGTGAGTGGCTGTACATCGCTTCGCTGCTGCCCGAGCCCTACACCCTGCTGGAAGATCCCCAGCCACCGGTGCAGCAGGTCTGGTCCATCGCCCTGACCAGCGCCTTCCTGCTGCTGTTCATCGGCCTGCTGGTGCACTGGCAGAGTCGGCCGCTCAAGCGCCTGGCGCGCGCGGCCCGCGACCTGTCCCTGGATGTCGACAGCGCGCCGCAGATCGAAGGCGGCGGCAGCGAAGTGCAGGAGGTCAGCCGCGCCTTCCACACCATGCGCAACCGCATCAGCCGCTACCTGACCGAGCGTGGGCAATTGTTCAGCGCCATTTCCCATGACCTGCGCACGCCCATCACGCGGCTGCGCCTGCGCGTCGAACTGCTCGACGACCCGGCCTTGCAAGCGCGTTTCGAACGCGACCTCGACGAACTGGAGCTGCTGGTCAAAGGGGCCCTGCAGTGCGTCAAGGACACCGACATCCACGAGAACATCGAGCCGGTGGACCTCAACCATCTGCTCGACTGTCTGGTCGAGCCGTATCTGCTGCCCGGTGGGGAGGGGCGGGTGATTGTCTACGGCACTGCGCAGGCGCCGTATGCTGGCAAGCCCCTGGCGCTGCGCCGCTGCATCGGCAATCTCATCGACAACGCCCTCAAGTACGGCCATCGCGCGCATCTGCGCATCGAGGACAGCGACGAGGCCTTCGTCCTGCATGTCGACGACGAAGGCCCCGGCGTGCCGGAGCAGCGCCTGGAACAGGTGTTCGAGCCCAGCGTGCGGCTGGCCTCCAACCAGCCCGGTTACGGCCTGGGCCTGGGCATTGCACGCAACATCGCCCACAGCCATGGCGGCGAGGTGAGCTTGCAGAACATTCGCGACGGCGGCCTGCGCGTCACCCTGTGCCTGCCGCGCATCGACTAG
- a CDS encoding response regulator, with protein MSAANKTILLVDDDQEIRELLEAYLSRAGFLVRATANGAQFRQAFDEAPGDLLILDVMLPDEDGFSLCRWVRQHPRQPHVPIIMLTASSDEADRVIGLELGADDYLGKPFSPRELLARVKALLRRAQFGQERPAGEILVFDDWRLDMVSHRLFHNDGEEVILSGADFALLKLFLDHPQQILDRDTIGNATRGREPMPLERIVDMAVSRLRQRLRDTEKPPRLIRTVRGSGYLLAATVQPGHGH; from the coding sequence TTGAGTGCTGCCAACAAGACCATTCTCCTGGTCGACGATGACCAGGAGATCCGTGAGCTGCTCGAAGCCTACCTGAGCCGCGCCGGGTTTCTGGTGCGCGCTACGGCCAATGGCGCGCAGTTTCGCCAGGCCTTCGACGAGGCGCCGGGTGACCTGCTGATCCTCGATGTGATGCTGCCCGACGAAGACGGCTTCAGCCTGTGCCGCTGGGTGCGCCAGCATCCGCGCCAGCCCCATGTGCCGATCATCATGCTCACCGCCAGCTCCGACGAGGCCGATCGCGTCATCGGCCTGGAGCTGGGCGCCGACGATTACCTGGGCAAACCCTTCAGCCCCCGCGAGCTGCTGGCCAGGGTCAAGGCGCTGCTGCGTCGTGCGCAGTTCGGCCAGGAGCGCCCGGCTGGCGAGATCCTGGTCTTCGACGACTGGCGCCTGGACATGGTCAGCCACCGGCTGTTCCACAACGATGGCGAAGAAGTGATTCTCTCCGGCGCCGACTTCGCGCTGCTCAAGCTGTTTCTCGACCACCCGCAACAGATCCTCGACCGCGACACCATCGGCAACGCCACCCGTGGCCGCGAGCCGATGCCGCTGGAGCGCATCGTCGACATGGCGGTCAGCCGCCTGCGCCAGCGCCTGCGTGATACGGAAAAACCACCGCGCCTGATCCGCACGGTGCGCGGCAGTGGCTACCTGCTGGCCGCCACCGTCCAGCCGGGCCACGGCCATTAA
- a CDS encoding carbohydrate porin — translation MVGAMALAGSAQAADAFSADSPWMTGDWGGTRTELLDKGYDFSLEYVGEAASNLDGGYNDNTTARYSDQFAFGLKVDLQKAFGWHDAEFKLAITERSGRNISNDRIGDPRAGTLSSSQEVWGRGQTWRLTQMWIKQKYFDGALDLKFGRYGPGEDFASFPCDFQNLTLCGAQTANYVNTWYNWPVSQWGGRVKYNLTPEVYAQVGVFEQNPSNLEIGNGFKLSGSGTKGALIPVELVWTPKVNALPGEYRVGYYYSTPKADDVYEGADGRPQPVSGGDFKTHGSKHGFWVAGQQQLTTHNGDASRGLSVFATVTIHDKDTNYIDNFQNLGLVYKGPFDSRPKDDIGIGVARIHVNDDAQDRRRLVNQLSGISDYDNPGFLPVQDTEYNSEIYYGFHVTNWLTVRPNLQYIRHPGGVDKVDDALVAGLKIQSKF, via the coding sequence ATGGTCGGGGCCATGGCCCTGGCCGGCAGCGCCCAGGCGGCCGACGCCTTCAGTGCCGATTCGCCCTGGATGACCGGTGACTGGGGTGGGACGCGCACCGAGCTGCTGGACAAAGGCTATGACTTCTCCCTGGAGTACGTTGGCGAAGCGGCGAGCAACCTCGATGGCGGCTACAACGACAACACCACGGCACGCTACAGCGACCAGTTCGCCTTCGGCCTGAAGGTCGACCTGCAGAAAGCCTTCGGCTGGCACGACGCCGAGTTCAAGCTGGCGATCACCGAGCGCAGCGGGCGCAACATTTCCAACGACCGCATCGGCGACCCGCGTGCCGGTACGCTCAGCTCCTCGCAGGAAGTCTGGGGCCGTGGCCAGACCTGGCGCCTGACCCAGATGTGGATCAAGCAGAAGTATTTCGACGGTGCCCTGGACCTCAAATTCGGTCGCTACGGACCGGGTGAAGACTTTGCCTCCTTCCCTTGCGACTTCCAGAACCTGACCCTGTGCGGCGCACAGACCGCCAACTACGTGAACACCTGGTACAACTGGCCAGTAAGCCAGTGGGGCGGTCGGGTCAAATACAACCTGACCCCTGAGGTCTATGCACAGGTCGGCGTGTTCGAGCAGAACCCCTCCAACCTGGAAATCGGCAACGGCTTCAAGCTCAGCGGCAGCGGCACCAAGGGTGCACTGATTCCGGTCGAGCTGGTGTGGACGCCCAAGGTCAATGCGCTGCCCGGTGAATACCGTGTCGGTTACTACTACAGCACGCCGAAGGCTGACGATGTCTACGAGGGCGCCGATGGCCGTCCGCAGCCGGTGTCGGGCGGCGACTTCAAGACCCATGGCAGCAAGCACGGCTTCTGGGTCGCAGGCCAGCAACAGCTGACCACCCACAACGGCGATGCGTCGCGGGGCCTGAGCGTGTTCGCCACGGTCACCATCCACGACAAGGACACCAACTACATCGACAACTTCCAGAACCTCGGCCTAGTCTACAAAGGCCCGTTCGACTCGCGGCCCAAGGATGACATCGGCATCGGCGTGGCGCGCATCCACGTCAACGATGACGCCCAGGATCGCCGCCGTCTGGTCAACCAGCTCAGCGGCATCAGCGACTACGACAACCCTGGCTTCCTGCCGGTGCAGGACACCGAGTACAACTCCGAGATCTACTACGGCTTCCATGTCACCAACTGGCTGACCGTGCGTCCCAACCTGCAGTACATCCGCCATCCTGGCGGTGTGGACAAGGTGGACGATGCGCTGGTCGCGGGCCTGAAGATCCAGTCCAAGTTCTAA
- a CDS encoding carbohydrate ABC transporter permease, translating to MHNTFSFNRLLIHAVLLLACVLYLVPLVVMLLTSFKTPEDIGSGNLLSWPAVVTTIGWVKAWDIVDGYFWNSIRITFPAVIISTAIGALNGYVLSMWRFRGSQLFFGLLLFGCFLPFQTVLLPASFTLGKLGLASTTPGLVLVHVVYGLAFTTLFFRNFYVTIPDALVRAARLDGAGFFTIFWRIVLPMSTPIIMVCLIWQFTQIWNDFLFGVVFSSGDSQPITVALNNLVNTSTGVKEYNVDMAAAMIAGLPTLLVYILAGKYFLRGLTAGAVKG from the coding sequence ATGCATAACACCTTCTCGTTCAACCGGCTGCTGATCCACGCCGTGCTGCTGCTGGCTTGCGTGCTGTACCTGGTGCCGCTGGTGGTGATGCTGCTGACCAGCTTCAAGACCCCCGAGGACATCGGCAGTGGCAACCTGCTGAGCTGGCCGGCGGTGGTCACCACCATCGGCTGGGTCAAGGCCTGGGACATCGTCGATGGCTACTTCTGGAACTCGATCCGCATCACCTTCCCGGCGGTGATCATCTCCACCGCTATCGGTGCGCTGAACGGCTACGTGCTGTCGATGTGGCGCTTCCGGGGTTCGCAGCTGTTCTTCGGGCTGCTGCTGTTCGGCTGCTTCCTGCCGTTCCAGACCGTGCTGCTGCCGGCGTCCTTCACCCTCGGCAAGCTGGGCCTGGCCAGCACCACCCCCGGCCTGGTGCTGGTTCATGTGGTGTACGGCCTGGCGTTCACCACGCTGTTCTTCCGCAACTTCTACGTGACCATCCCCGACGCCCTGGTGCGTGCGGCGCGGCTGGATGGCGCGGGATTCTTCACCATCTTCTGGCGCATCGTGCTGCCGATGTCGACGCCGATCATCATGGTCTGCCTGATCTGGCAGTTCACCCAGATCTGGAACGACTTCCTGTTCGGCGTGGTGTTCTCCAGCGGCGACTCGCAACCGATCACCGTAGCCCTGAACAACCTGGTCAACACCAGTACCGGGGTCAAGGAATACAACGTAGACATGGCGGCGGCGATGATTGCCGGGCTGCCGACCCTGCTGGTCTACATCCTGGCTGGCAAGTACTTCCTGCGCGGCCTCACCGCTGGCGCGGTCAAGGGCTGA
- a CDS encoding D-hexose-6-phosphate mutarotase: MDEHPLQRFFSARRPRATFEWERYQAHEVLLIDHPRCQAAFSRQGAQLVHFQPRDQKPWLWCATHWPAVGAIRGGVPVCWPWHGRHPEESGWPAHGWARLLNWKLLDSQTEEHGVRLHWRLQLWDWQADLHAELGDTLRLDLSTRHQDSEPCHFSQALHAYWRISDVNEVALQGLDGAPGYDQLRRQTCRQSGELRVQGACEQVFEHEGRVRLQDPGWQRGLNIDVDDSPKTAVWHPGKRPLLGLGGNEVQGFVRVEAAGSHGLRQGLQPGEQARLSLQASLA, encoded by the coding sequence ATGGACGAACATCCTTTGCAGCGATTCTTCAGCGCACGCCGGCCGCGTGCGACGTTCGAGTGGGAGCGCTACCAGGCCCATGAGGTGCTGCTGATCGATCACCCGCGTTGCCAGGCGGCGTTCAGCCGCCAGGGCGCGCAATTGGTGCATTTCCAGCCCCGCGATCAGAAGCCCTGGTTGTGGTGCGCCACGCACTGGCCGGCGGTGGGGGCGATTCGTGGTGGCGTGCCAGTGTGCTGGCCGTGGCATGGGCGGCACCCGGAGGAGAGCGGCTGGCCGGCGCATGGCTGGGCCCGGCTGCTGAACTGGAAGCTGCTCGACAGCCAGACCGAGGAGCACGGCGTACGCCTGCACTGGCGCCTGCAACTGTGGGACTGGCAGGCGGATCTGCACGCCGAGCTGGGCGATACCCTGCGTCTGGACCTGAGCACCCGGCACCAGGACAGCGAGCCGTGTCATTTCAGCCAGGCCTTGCATGCCTATTGGCGCATCAGCGATGTCAACGAAGTGGCCCTGCAGGGCCTGGATGGCGCGCCCGGTTATGACCAGTTGCGTCGCCAGACCTGCCGGCAGAGCGGCGAACTGCGCGTTCAGGGTGCCTGCGAGCAGGTCTTCGAGCACGAAGGTCGCGTGCGCCTGCAGGACCCGGGCTGGCAGCGCGGGCTGAACATCGATGTCGACGACAGCCCCAAAACGGCCGTGTGGCACCCTGGCAAGCGGCCGTTGCTGGGCCTGGGCGGCAACGAGGTGCAAGGCTTCGTACGCGTCGAAGCGGCCGGCAGCCACGGTCTGCGGCAAGGTCTGCAACCGGGCGAACAGGCTCGCTTGAGCCTGCAGGCCAGCCTGGCCTGA
- a CDS encoding glucokinase, which produces MKLALVGDIGGTNARFAIWEDDRLHSVRVFATADYPGPEQAVEVYLQDLDLQRGDVSHACLAVAGPVDGDEFQFTNSAWHFSRAGFCSHLNIEQLLLVNDFTAMALGMTRLGDDEYLTICHGKGKPERPFVVIGPGTGLGVGTLLKTGSGRWMALPGEGGHVNLPIGTAREALLWTRLMATHEHVSAETVLSGAGLLNLYRASCELDAIEAQLKSPAAITKAALEGDAVAAAVLEQFCVFLGRVVGNNVLTLGALGGVYIAGGMVPRFTEFFRNSGFQRAMGEKGVMSDYCKGLPVWLATAEYPGLTGAGVALQQAFGDSDAIERPAEAADLPGQA; this is translated from the coding sequence GTGAAGCTGGCTCTGGTAGGAGACATTGGCGGGACCAATGCGCGTTTCGCCATCTGGGAGGATGACCGGCTGCACTCGGTGCGGGTATTCGCCACCGCCGATTATCCCGGCCCGGAACAGGCCGTAGAGGTGTACCTGCAGGACCTCGACCTGCAGCGCGGCGATGTCAGCCATGCCTGCCTGGCGGTCGCCGGGCCGGTGGACGGCGACGAGTTCCAGTTCACCAACAGCGCCTGGCACTTCAGCCGTGCCGGCTTCTGTTCGCACCTGAACATCGAACAGCTGCTGCTGGTCAACGATTTCACCGCCATGGCGCTGGGCATGACCCGCCTGGGCGACGACGAGTACCTGACCATCTGCCATGGCAAGGGCAAGCCGGAGCGGCCCTTCGTGGTGATCGGCCCCGGTACCGGCCTGGGCGTCGGCACCCTGCTCAAGACCGGCAGCGGTCGCTGGATGGCACTGCCCGGCGAGGGCGGGCACGTCAACCTGCCGATCGGCACGGCCCGCGAAGCCCTGTTGTGGACGCGCCTGATGGCGACCCACGAGCATGTCAGCGCCGAGACCGTGCTCAGCGGCGCCGGCCTGCTGAACCTCTACCGTGCCAGTTGCGAGCTGGACGCTATCGAGGCGCAGCTCAAGTCGCCGGCGGCGATCACCAAGGCGGCCCTGGAGGGCGACGCGGTGGCGGCGGCGGTGCTGGAGCAGTTCTGCGTGTTTCTCGGCCGGGTGGTGGGCAACAACGTGCTGACCCTCGGCGCCCTGGGCGGGGTGTATATTGCCGGGGGCATGGTGCCGCGCTTCACTGAATTCTTCCGCAACAGCGGCTTTCAGCGCGCCATGGGCGAGAAGGGCGTGATGAGCGACTATTGCAAGGGCTTGCCGGTATGGCTGGCCACCGCTGAATATCCGGGGCTGACGGGCGCGGGCGTGGCCCTGCAACAGGCCTTTGGCGACAGCGATGCCATCGAGCGGCCCGCCGAGGCGGCGGACCTGCCTGGCCAGGCGTAA